The following proteins are encoded in a genomic region of Flammeovirga pectinis:
- a CDS encoding c-type cytochrome domain-containing protein, with the protein MENSNIILFFGRFHPLIVHLPIGFLVIAICFEIADRFRLVKGLKPAVSFALLIGTLSAITATIIGFMLATSGDYNAEMLAIHKWAGIATTVISGAAYLISVDYLKIPNYKVYRIVLFAIIIGLSITGHMGGNMTHGSDYLTYYMPFKPKVIDLMVRPQLTSLENAQVFGDLVHPIISTKCKSCHNDEKKKGLLSFSSIESYLKGGKSGNLLVAGNPLKSDLFHRITLNEHDNDVMPPKGKTPLTPQEISILKFWIANANSSFDTLLSDMEVTEDVLLAAQNVSGLYKEKKVKLANIELQVIDSLRNYGFEIRELVVGSNSYDVSLQASSFNQKHINRYLKKLVVIKNNVLWLSLENCGLSNDNLSYLGGFHQLQKLKIARNKIDDNGIHHLKGLKKLESINLYQTKITKVGLSKLSALPKLKRIYIWGTPINKKEATLVARTNKNLKIIGI; encoded by the coding sequence ATGGAAAATTCTAATATAATACTCTTCTTTGGTCGGTTTCATCCGTTAATTGTTCACTTACCAATTGGCTTTTTAGTAATAGCAATTTGTTTTGAAATAGCAGATAGATTCCGTCTTGTAAAAGGGCTAAAACCTGCTGTATCTTTTGCATTATTAATAGGTACATTATCTGCAATTACAGCAACCATTATTGGTTTCATGTTAGCTACTAGTGGAGACTATAATGCGGAAATGCTTGCTATACATAAATGGGCTGGTATTGCTACAACTGTAATTTCTGGAGCTGCTTACTTAATAAGCGTCGACTACCTAAAAATACCTAACTATAAGGTATACAGAATTGTTCTTTTTGCCATAATTATAGGGTTAAGTATTACAGGACATATGGGAGGAAACATGACGCACGGATCAGATTACCTTACCTATTACATGCCATTTAAACCTAAAGTAATAGATCTAATGGTACGACCACAATTAACAAGTTTGGAGAATGCCCAAGTATTCGGAGACCTTGTTCATCCCATTATAAGCACCAAATGTAAAAGTTGTCATAATGATGAAAAAAAGAAAGGTCTATTATCATTTAGTAGTATTGAAAGCTATCTAAAAGGTGGCAAAAGTGGTAACTTACTAGTTGCAGGTAATCCATTAAAAAGTGATTTATTCCATAGAATAACTCTTAATGAACACGATAATGATGTAATGCCTCCAAAAGGAAAAACACCACTTACACCTCAAGAAATTTCAATTTTAAAATTTTGGATAGCCAATGCAAATTCAAGTTTTGATACACTTTTAAGTGATATGGAAGTAACCGAAGATGTACTTCTTGCTGCTCAAAATGTTTCGGGATTATATAAGGAGAAAAAAGTTAAGTTAGCCAATATCGAGCTCCAAGTGATTGATTCTTTACGCAATTATGGTTTTGAAATCAGAGAATTGGTAGTTGGCTCAAATAGTTATGATGTAAGCTTACAGGCTTCCTCTTTTAATCAAAAACACATAAATCGCTACTTAAAAAAGTTAGTTGTAATTAAAAACAATGTTCTTTGGCTCTCTTTAGAAAACTGTGGTTTATCAAATGATAATTTATCATACCTGGGTGGTTTTCATCAATTACAAAAATTAAAAATTGCTAGGAATAAAATTGATGACAACGGAATACATCATCTTAAAGGCTTAAAGAAATTGGAAAGTATAAATTTATATCAAACTAAGATTACCAAAGTTGGACTTTCTAAACTTTCAGCACTACCAAAATTAAAACGTATCTATATTTGGGGTACCCCTATTAATAAAAAAGAAGCCACTTTAGTGGCAAGAACAAATAAAAATTTAAAGATTATCGGTATATAG
- the tnpA gene encoding IS200/IS605 family transposase, whose amino-acid sequence MTHEYRKGHHTVTRLTVHIVFATKYRYQVLEGDIQKRCRSLLIQICEAEGIEILKGVVSKDHVHIHIEYPPTKSLSDILKRMKGRTSRLLQQEYPSLGKRYWGKHFWAGGYGAWSTGNITDEMVNDYLEHHRSDMDDNSNFMLE is encoded by the coding sequence ATGACACATGAGTATAGAAAAGGTCATCATACAGTGACTAGGTTGACCGTCCATATAGTTTTTGCGACTAAATATCGTTATCAAGTTCTAGAAGGAGATATTCAAAAACGATGTAGATCTCTTCTCATTCAAATTTGTGAAGCAGAAGGTATTGAGATCCTAAAAGGAGTTGTAAGTAAAGATCATGTTCATATCCATATAGAGTACCCTCCGACTAAAAGTCTTAGTGATATTTTGAAACGTATGAAAGGTCGAACTTCAAGGTTACTTCAACAAGAATATCCTAGTTTAGGAAAAAGGTATTGGGGTAAGCATTTTTGGGCAGGAGGTTACGGCGCTTGGAGTACAGGTAACATTACAGACGAAATGGTCAACGACTATTTAGAACATCATAGGAGCGATATGGACGATAATTCCAACTTCATGTTGGAATAA
- a CDS encoding helix-turn-helix domain-containing protein: protein MRNLNFRQRVLIETCVKQNYSFAFIGRLIGVASSTISREIKRNTAVGEKYCAHLAHRLAYARKIVAGSQRKSRYVFFYRKKKYVLYADRREIVWYSDSKTQRKEYPDSIPYRWVKRRFKPVKFYQERLGLRPMFHFKDFWHLLDELLAHNQRKIAFNRRTQISINQSITTPSSSTFEIVSTKEIKKAA from the coding sequence ATGAGAAACCTTAATTTCAGACAACGTGTTTTAATAGAAACCTGTGTAAAACAAAATTACTCCTTTGCTTTTATTGGCCGTTTAATTGGCGTTGCTTCATCTACAATATCTCGTGAGATAAAACGTAATACAGCCGTTGGTGAAAAATATTGTGCTCATTTAGCCCATAGGCTAGCCTATGCTAGAAAAATTGTAGCAGGCAGCCAAAGAAAAAGCCGTTATGTATTTTTTTATAGGAAAAAGAAATACGTTTTGTACGCAGACCGCAGAGAAATAGTTTGGTATAGTGATTCTAAAACACAAAGAAAAGAGTATCCAGATAGTATACCTTACAGATGGGTAAAAAGGCGGTTTAAACCCGTGAAATTCTACCAAGAAAGATTAGGTTTACGTCCTATGTTTCATTTCAAAGATTTCTGGCACCTACTTGATGAACTCTTAGCACACAATCAGCGTAAAATTGCTTTTAATAGGAGAACTCAAATTTCTATTAACCAATCAATCACAACACCATCTTCTTCAACTTTCGAAATTGTTTCTACAAAAGAAATCAAGAAGGCCGCCTAG